GCGGAAATAGTTCGCCACGCTGCCGATCGCGTCCTCAGGGTCCCACAGGTTAATGTGTCCGTCGCCGTTAAAGTCGACCGCGTAATCCTTGAAGGAGGACGGCATAAACTGGCCGTATCCCATCGCGCCGGCATAAGAACCGCGCAGATCCAGCGGATCGCGCTGTTCTTTACGCGCCATCAGCAGGAAAGTTTCCAGCTCGCCGGTAAAGTATGTCGCACGGCGGGGATAATCGAAGGACAGCGTCGCCAGCGCGTCGATAATGCGCGTTTTTCCCATCACCCGTCCCCAGCGGGTTTCTACCCCGATGATGCCAACGATGATTTCCGGCGGTACGCCGTATACCCGGTGCGCGCGCTCCAGCGCGTCGGCATACTGATTCCAGAAGGCTACGCCGTTGGGAATATTGTCCGACGTAATAAATTTATTACGGTAGCGCAGCCAGGCGCCGTTCGGCCCGGAAGGCGGCTGGCCGGTCGGCCTTGGCGCCTGACGATCCATCAGGCGGATCACCCAGTCCAGGCGCTTGGTTTGCGCAAAAACATCATGCAGCTGCTGACGATCAAAACCGTGCTCGCGCACCATTTTGTCGATAAAGCGCTGGGCCGCTGCGTTGTAGGCGTAATCGCCGGACAGCATCGGATTGACGTGATCGGTATCCAACAGGAAACCGCCTTGCACCGCGCGGCTCTGCGGCGGCTGGGTGGTATTTTCCGGCTTGCTGCTGCAGGCGGAAAGCAAAACGACCAGAGGAATAAGAGGGGCAAATTGACGCATCAGGTATCCATACAGCCAGGCTAAAAATATGTGGGTTATGGTAAATCATAGACGGTGATGCACAAACAGGAATATCCGCGTCGAATAATCAGTTAAATACGTCTCACTTTTCCACTACCGGCACCAGTAATGCGAACGATTTAGCAGAAGCGGAGGAAAAAAGCACCGGCGCTTGCAGATGCATTTGAAACTGCGTTATCACCTGTTAACATCTTCACTCTACAGAGCAGCCGGCATTTGGCCTTTTTGCAGGACGCATCAACGTGGCTACGGTAAGCATCATGCTCATGACGCATAATCAGAACATAACGCAGTGAACATTATGGAAAACAAAGAATACGTCGAACACACGCCGATGATGCAGCAATACCTGCGCTTAAAGGCGCAGCATCCTGAAATTCTGCTGTTCTATCGGATGGGTGACTTCTACGAGCTGTTTTATGACGATGCCAAGCGCGCTTCACAGCTGTTGGATATCTCCCTGACCAAGCGTGGCGCCTCGGCGGGCGAACCGATCCCGATGGCCGGCGTGCCGCACCATGCGGTAGAAAACTATTTAGCCAAGCTGGTGCAGTTGGGCGAATCCGTCGCCATCTGTGAGCAGGTCGGCGATCCCGCCGCCAGCAAAGGCCCGGTGGAGCGTAAAGTGGTGCGCATCGTCACGCCCGGCACCGTCAGCGACGAAGCGCTGCTGCAGGAGCGGCAGGACAACCTGCTGGCCGCCATCTGGCAGGACGCGCGCGGCTTCGGCTACGCCACGCTGGATATCAGCTCCGGCCGTTTCCGCGTCGCCGAACCGGAAGATGTGGAAACCATGGCGGCCGAACTGCAGCGCACCAACCCGGCCGAGCTGCTGTACCCGGAAAGCTTCGAACAAATGGCGCTGATCGAACAGCGCCACGGCCTGCGCCGTCGCCCGCTGTGGGAGTTTGAGCTGGACACCGCACGCCAGCAACTGAACCTGCAGTTCGGCACCCGCGATCTGACCGGCTTCGGCGTAGAACAGTCGCAGCAGGCGCTGCGCGCCGCCGGCTGTCTGCTGCAGTACGTCAAAGACACCCAGCGTACCGCGCTGCCGCACATCCGCGGCATCACCATGGAGCGCCAGCAGGACGGCATCATTATGGATGCCGCCACCCGCCGTAACCTGGAAATCACGCAAAGCCTGTCCGGCGGCAGTGAAAATACCCTGGCAGCGATCCTCGATCGCACCGTCACGCCGATGGGCAGCCGGATGCTGAAGCGCTGGCTGCATATGCCGACCCGTGACGTCAAAGTACTGAACAACCGCCAGCAGGCAATTGGCGCATTACAGGATCTGACTGCCGATCTGCAGCCTCCGCTGCGTCAGGTGGGCGATCTGGAGCGTATTCTGGCGCGCCTGGCGCTGCGGACCGCGCGCCCGCGCGATCTGGCGCGCATGCGCCACGCCTTCCAGCAACTGCCGGATATTCGCGCGCTGCTGCAGGGCGTTGAGGCGTCGCATGTGCAGCAGCTGCTGGCGCAGGTCGGCCAGTTCGACGAGCTGCAGGACCTGCTGGAGCGCGCCGTGGTTGAAGCGCCGCCGGTGCTGGTGCGCGACGGCGGCGTCATAGCCACCGGCTATAACGCCGAGCTGGACGAGTGGCGCGCCCTGGCGGACGGCGCCAGCGACTACCTCGATCGTCTGGAGGTCCGCGAGCGTGAAAAGCTGGGCCTGGATACGCTGAAGGTCGGCTTCAACGGCGTACACGGCTACTATATTCAGGTCAGCCGCGCCCAAAGCCATCTGGTGCCGATTCATTACGTGCGCCGTCAGACGCTGAAAAACGCCGAACGTTACATCATTCCCGAACTGAAGGAGTATGAGGACAAGGTTCTTACCTCCAAGGGCAAGGCGCTGGCCATTGAAAAGGCGCTGTATGACGAATTGTTCGACCTGCTGCTGCCGCATCTGGGCGAACTGCAGCAAAGCGCCAGCGCACTGGCGGAACTCGACGTGCTCAGCAACCTGGCGGAGCGGGCGGAAACGCTCAACTACGCCTGCCCGACCATGAGCGACCAGCCAGGCATTCGCATTACCGAAGGCCGCCACCCGGTGGTGGAGCAGGTGTTGAGCGAGCCGTTTATTGCCAACCCGGTCGCACTGTCGCCGCAACGTCGCATGTTGATCATTACCGGCCCTAATATGGGCGGTAAAAGTACCTATATGCGGCAAACGGCGCTGATCGTGCTGATGGCGCATATCGGCAGCTACGTGCCGGCCGCCAAAGCCAGCATCGGCCCGGTCGACCGCATCTTTACCCGCGTCGGCGCGGCGGACGATCTGGCCTCCGGCCGCTCCACCTTTATGGTGGAAATGACCGAAACCGCCAATATCCTGCACAATGCCACCGAACACAGTCTGGTGCTGATGGACGAAATCGGCCGCGGCACCTCCACCTATGACGGCCTGTCGCTGGCCTGGGCCTGCGCTGAGAATCTGGCTAACCGCATCAAGGCGATGACGCTGTTCGCCACCCACTACTTCGAGCTGACTACCCTGCCGGAGAAAATGGAAGGCGTCGTCAACGTGCACCTGGACGCGCTGGAGCATGGTGACACCATCGCCTTTATGCACAGCGTACAGGACGGTGCCGCCAGCAAGAGTTACGGGCTGGCGGTCGCCGCGCTGGCCGGCGTGCCGCGCGACGTTATCAAACGCGCACGGCAGAAACTGCGCGAGCTGGAAACACTCTCCAACCACACCGCCGCCGGTACGGTAGACGCCACCCAGATGACGCTGCTGACTGAAGAAACTTCGCCGGCGGTTGAAGCGCTGGAAACGCTGGATCCGGATTCGCTGAGCCCGCGTCAGGCGCTGGAATGGATTTATCGCCTGAAAAACCTGGTCTAATCCGCTTTTGTAGCCATAAAAAAACGGTGAGCGCAGGCTCACCGTTTTTATTTCATTCATCAGGCAACCGACGCTACTCGCGGAACAGCGCCTCAATGCTCAGTCCCTGCGTCTGCAGGATTTCACGCAGGCGACGCAACCCTTCCACCTGAATCTGACGAACGCGCTCACGCGTCAGGCCAATCTCACGGCCAACGTCTTCCAGCGTCGCCGCTTCATAGCCCAACAGGCCGAAACGCCGCGCCAACACTTCACGCTGTTTGGCGTTCAGTTCGAACAGCCATTTGACGATACTCTGCTTCATATCATCGTCTTGCGTGGTGTCTTCCGGTCCGTTGTCCTTTTCATCAGCCAGAATATCCAGCAGCGCCTTCTCCGAGTCGCCACCCAGCGGTGTATCAACCGAAGTAATGCGCTCGTTCAGACGCAGCATGCGGCTCACATCATCCACCGGTCTGTCGAGTTGCTCGGCAATCTCTTCAGCACTCGGCTCATGATCCAGTTTATGTGAAAGCTCGCGCGCGGTGCGCAGGTAGACGTTAAGTTCTTTAACGATATGGATGGGCAAGCGAATGGTGCGGGTTTGGTTCATGATCGCCCGCTCAATGGTCTGCCGGATCCACCAGGTGGCATAGGTGGAGAAACGGAAACCGCGTTCCGGGTCGAACTTTTCAACCGCGCGGATCAGACCCAAATTACCTTCTTCAATCAGATCCAGCAGCGCCAGGCCGCGGTTGCTGTAGCGACGGGCGATTTTCACCACCAGACGCAGGTTACTTTCGATCATACGACGGCGGGACGGCACGTCACCACGTAGCGCCCGCCGCGCAAAATAAACTTCCTCCTCTGCGGTCAGCAGAGGCGAATAGCCAATTTCTCCGAGATAGAGCTGCGTTGCGTCTAACACACGCTGGGTTACCCCTTGGGACAGCAGCTCTTCTTCAGCTAAATCATTCTCGCTGGCCTCGGTTTCAGCCAGCGCTTTTTCATCAAATGATTCCGCCTCAACTCCATTCTCGTCGAAATCTGCATCAGTCTGTAACTCGTTAACTTTCAGCGTATTGTGGCTCATAAGCTGCTCCTACCCGTGATACCGCGAGCAGAATATCAGCATATTCTGCCCAATCTATCGCTGCGGAAGATAACGCAGCGGGTTTACGGATTTCCCCTTGTAACGAATTTCAAAATGCAAACGTACTGAACTGGTTCCGGTGCTACCCATGGTGGCTATTTTTTGACCCGCCTTCACTTCTTGTTGTTCCCGGACCAGCATTGTGTCGTTATGAGCGTAGGCGCTCAGGTAATCATCATTATGTTTGATGATGATTAGATTACCGTAACCCCGTAAAGCATTGCCGGCGTACACAACGCGACCATCAGCGGTCGCAAAAATGGCTTGCCCACGAGTGCCAGCGATATCGACCCCTTTATTCCCACCGTCTGATGAGGAAAAGTTATCAATAACCTTACCGTCAGTCGGCCAACACCAGGTACTGACCGGCGAATTATTACTGGCGGCGCTGCTCGCCGGAGGCGTAGCAACTGGCGCGGTAACAGGAGCAGTGGCGCTTCCCGCCGCGGCGGCTCCTGCTGCAGGTAACATCTTACCTACATTCTGTTTACCCGAATTGTCAGAATACGCGTTAGTTGGTTGAGAATCAACCGTTGCCGTTTGTATCTGGCTGCTGGATGGTGGTTTAGGAATACCGCCACCGGTAGCGTCCGTGGCCGCTACTACGCCGCCGCCGGCATTGGCTGAACCATTACCAAGTTGAATGGTTTGGCCAACATTCAGGCTATAGGGTTCAGGGATATTGTTGCGCTGCGCCAGATCACGGAAATCATTGCCGGTGATCCAGGCGATATAGAACAGCGTGTCGCCGCGCTTTACCGTATAGGTGCTGCCGTTGTAGCTGCCCTTTTGAATTGAGTCATAACTGCGATTATAAACGATACGCTCTTGCGGCGTGGCCTGCGCAGACGGAGCTGCAACGCTGCCAGCCGTCATCGGGCTACCGCCACCGCCGTTGACGCTGCTGATAGGAGCAGAAGACGAACCGCTGTTCGTACAACCCGCCAACCACACACCGATCATCGTACACACCGCAACCCGGCGAAAAGTAATCATTGGGCTTCCCGTGCTCATGCTTCCCCCATTACAGCATCTATAGCCAAAAAATATCCTATACAGCGTAGCTGAGCTTTAAGTCTTTTCTCAGTTTCTACCTGAAGAGGTTCCCCTGACCGATGCCTGAATACCAGGCCATCTCCCGTCAGAGAGCCAAAAATTCGTTGTCAATGTAGCGGCCTCAACGCGTCCGCGCTATCAGATAACGCCGCAGAAAGGCAATTGTATTGGAAATTAGTCTTATTGGAACGTTAAAAACCGCTCCTGACGTATGAAAGTGCAACAGATTTTGCGTTTAGCCGATAAAACAGACAGCCGGTTAGGCCAGCTCGCCTTTTACCAACGGGACAAAACGCACCGCCTCCACCGCATCAATAACAAATTCGCCACCGCGACGTTGAATACGCTTGAGAATTTGTGACTGTTCTCCCACCGGCAGCACCATAATGCCGCCCTCGTCCAGCTGTGCCATCAGCTCCTGCGGGATTTCCGGCGGCGCAGCCGTGACGATAATGGCGTCAAACGGCCCGCGCGAGGCCCAGCCTTGCCAGCCGTCGCCGTGGCGGGTGGAGACATTATGCAAATCGAGCTGCTTCAGGCGACGTTTGGCCTGCCACTGCAACCCTTTGATGCGCTCGACGGAGCACACATGCTGGACCAGATGCGCCAGGATAGCCGTCTGGTAACCGGAACCGGTGCCGATTTCCAGCACGCGCGACGTCGGCGTCAGGTTCAGCAGTTCGGTCATACGCGCCACCGTATACGGCTGGGAGATGGTCTGCCCCGACCCTATCGGCAACGCGGTATTTTCATAGGCTTTATGCTGGAGCGCTTCATCGACAAAGCGCTCACGCGGCACGGCCGCCATGGCCTGCAACAGTCGTTCGTCCTGGATCCCCTGCTGACGCAGCTGAGCCAGCAATGTTTGCATTGACTTACTCACCATTCCCCGCTGACCTCGGCTTTGGTTAACCATGTTTTTACCACATCCTGGGCGGCATACGCGGTTAAATCCACCTGTAACGGCGTTACCGCAACATAGCCCTGCTCAACGGCAGCAAAATCCGTATCCGGCCCGGCATCAAATTTATCGCCCGGCGGCCCAATCCAGTAGAGATCCCGACCGCGCGGATCCTGCTGACAAAACACCTGCTCCGCCGGATGGCGGCTGCCGCAGCGGGTCACGCGGACCCCTTTGATTTCAGCGAGCGGCACGTCCGGCACGTTGACGTTGA
The nucleotide sequence above comes from Serratia rhizosphaerae. Encoded proteins:
- the mutS gene encoding DNA mismatch repair protein MutS, which codes for MENKEYVEHTPMMQQYLRLKAQHPEILLFYRMGDFYELFYDDAKRASQLLDISLTKRGASAGEPIPMAGVPHHAVENYLAKLVQLGESVAICEQVGDPAASKGPVERKVVRIVTPGTVSDEALLQERQDNLLAAIWQDARGFGYATLDISSGRFRVAEPEDVETMAAELQRTNPAELLYPESFEQMALIEQRHGLRRRPLWEFELDTARQQLNLQFGTRDLTGFGVEQSQQALRAAGCLLQYVKDTQRTALPHIRGITMERQQDGIIMDAATRRNLEITQSLSGGSENTLAAILDRTVTPMGSRMLKRWLHMPTRDVKVLNNRQQAIGALQDLTADLQPPLRQVGDLERILARLALRTARPRDLARMRHAFQQLPDIRALLQGVEASHVQQLLAQVGQFDELQDLLERAVVEAPPVLVRDGGVIATGYNAELDEWRALADGASDYLDRLEVREREKLGLDTLKVGFNGVHGYYIQVSRAQSHLVPIHYVRRQTLKNAERYIIPELKEYEDKVLTSKGKALAIEKALYDELFDLLLPHLGELQQSASALAELDVLSNLAERAETLNYACPTMSDQPGIRITEGRHPVVEQVLSEPFIANPVALSPQRRMLIITGPNMGGKSTYMRQTALIVLMAHIGSYVPAAKASIGPVDRIFTRVGAADDLASGRSTFMVEMTETANILHNATEHSLVLMDEIGRGTSTYDGLSLAWACAENLANRIKAMTLFATHYFELTTLPEKMEGVVNVHLDALEHGDTIAFMHSVQDGAASKSYGLAVAALAGVPRDVIKRARQKLRELETLSNHTAAGTVDATQMTLLTEETSPAVEALETLDPDSLSPRQALEWIYRLKNLV
- the rpoS gene encoding RNA polymerase sigma factor RpoS, encoding MSHNTLKVNELQTDADFDENGVEAESFDEKALAETEASENDLAEEELLSQGVTQRVLDATQLYLGEIGYSPLLTAEEEVYFARRALRGDVPSRRRMIESNLRLVVKIARRYSNRGLALLDLIEEGNLGLIRAVEKFDPERGFRFSTYATWWIRQTIERAIMNQTRTIRLPIHIVKELNVYLRTARELSHKLDHEPSAEEIAEQLDRPVDDVSRMLRLNERITSVDTPLGGDSEKALLDILADEKDNGPEDTTQDDDMKQSIVKWLFELNAKQREVLARRFGLLGYEAATLEDVGREIGLTRERVRQIQVEGLRRLREILQTQGLSIEALFRE
- the nlpD gene encoding murein hydrolase activator NlpD, producing the protein MITFRRVAVCTMIGVWLAGCTNSGSSSAPISSVNGGGGSPMTAGSVAAPSAQATPQERIVYNRSYDSIQKGSYNGSTYTVKRGDTLFYIAWITGNDFRDLAQRNNIPEPYSLNVGQTIQLGNGSANAGGGVVAATDATGGGIPKPPSSSQIQTATVDSQPTNAYSDNSGKQNVGKMLPAAGAAAAGSATAPVTAPVATPPASSAASNNSPVSTWCWPTDGKVIDNFSSSDGGNKGVDIAGTRGQAIFATADGRVVYAGNALRGYGNLIIIKHNDDYLSAYAHNDTMLVREQQEVKAGQKIATMGSTGTSSVRLHFEIRYKGKSVNPLRYLPQR
- the mltB gene encoding lytic murein transglycosylase B, whose product is MRQFAPLIPLVVLLSACSSKPENTTQPPQSRAVQGGFLLDTDHVNPMLSGDYAYNAAAQRFIDKMVREHGFDRQQLHDVFAQTKRLDWVIRLMDRQAPRPTGQPPSGPNGAWLRYRNKFITSDNIPNGVAFWNQYADALERAHRVYGVPPEIIVGIIGVETRWGRVMGKTRIIDALATLSFDYPRRATYFTGELETFLLMARKEQRDPLDLRGSYAGAMGYGQFMPSSFKDYAVDFNGDGHINLWDPEDAIGSVANYFRAHGWQRDAPVAVPASGQAPYMEHGFKTRYTVGALQAAGLTPQGGLGHDQEVSLLRLDMGSDYQYWFGLPNFYTITRYNHSTHYAMAVWQLGEAVGRERRGGSVF
- a CDS encoding protein-L-isoaspartate(D-aspartate) O-methyltransferase, yielding MVSKSMQTLLAQLRQQGIQDERLLQAMAAVPRERFVDEALQHKAYENTALPIGSGQTISQPYTVARMTELLNLTPTSRVLEIGTGSGYQTAILAHLVQHVCSVERIKGLQWQAKRRLKQLDLHNVSTRHGDGWQGWASRGPFDAIIVTAAPPEIPQELMAQLDEGGIMVLPVGEQSQILKRIQRRGGEFVIDAVEAVRFVPLVKGELA